Proteins found in one archaeon genomic segment:
- a CDS encoding M3 family oligoendopeptidase produces MQRLKLEPGNWDLDDALPGAESGGFERTVAGLRAKAGTFEGMRKNLANFGPGEVADALKLYESMYEDVARLGSHAYMRYSTDTGDQKAKAALDTAEEIKAEVDNRAIFFRLWWTGLKGQDVAKLLPSDPDYRHFLGLWRDLKPFTLDEKVEQAVNLKNVTGFAGWTHHYDKVVSGFTFTVKVKGRALKDASGKPRQMVVDEVTRLFTSADAPTREAAYQALLGRYAKEGEILGEVYRTIVRDWGNENIKMRKYASPISARNLENDVSDEAVATLLKSCRANAPVFQEFFRLKGKMLGLPKMSRYHIYAPLAKKERKFEYATAVQMVSDAYKEFDPRIAGLMIKVFERGHVDASPRKGKTNGAYCASITPDVVPYMFLNYSGATRDVYTIAHESGHAVHSQLASSHSVLTFQPPLVLAETASVFGEMILFDKYMREEKDPELRRAVLLEKISSMYATIGRQAYFVVFENEAHSKVVEGATVSDLCGVYSRILAEQFGAAVAVPDEFKWEWTYIPHIFRTPFYCYAYAFGNLLSLALYDSYTKEGKEFVPKYRKILAYGGSASPAKILDEVGVDVASAAFWQGGFDVIKRMTSELRKL; encoded by the coding sequence TTGCAGAGGCTGAAACTGGAGCCAGGAAACTGGGACCTAGACGACGCCCTTCCAGGAGCCGAGTCCGGAGGCTTCGAGCGGACTGTCGCCGGGCTGAGGGCAAAGGCCGGTACGTTCGAGGGGATGAGGAAGAACCTCGCGAACTTCGGTCCGGGCGAGGTAGCGGATGCCTTGAAGCTCTATGAGAGCATGTACGAGGACGTCGCAAGGCTCGGGTCACATGCCTACATGCGCTATTCGACGGACACGGGCGACCAGAAGGCGAAGGCTGCCCTGGACACCGCAGAAGAAATCAAGGCGGAGGTGGACAACAGGGCCATCTTCTTCAGACTCTGGTGGACGGGCCTGAAGGGTCAAGACGTTGCGAAGCTCCTTCCGTCGGACCCAGACTACCGGCACTTCCTCGGGCTTTGGCGCGACCTGAAGCCGTTCACCCTCGATGAGAAAGTGGAGCAGGCGGTCAATCTGAAGAACGTGACTGGCTTCGCGGGATGGACCCATCACTACGACAAGGTCGTCTCCGGGTTCACCTTCACCGTGAAGGTGAAGGGAAGGGCGCTCAAGGACGCGTCCGGAAAGCCAAGGCAGATGGTCGTCGACGAGGTAACGCGCCTCTTCACCTCTGCTGACGCCCCGACGAGGGAGGCCGCGTACCAGGCCCTGCTTGGCAGGTATGCGAAGGAGGGCGAAATCCTCGGTGAAGTCTACAGGACGATCGTGAGGGACTGGGGAAACGAGAACATCAAAATGAGGAAGTACGCCTCGCCGATCTCAGCCCGGAACCTAGAGAACGACGTGAGCGACGAGGCGGTCGCCACCCTCCTGAAGTCCTGCAGGGCCAACGCCCCAGTCTTCCAGGAGTTCTTCAGGCTGAAGGGAAAGATGCTTGGACTGCCTAAGATGTCGAGGTATCACATCTACGCGCCGCTGGCGAAGAAGGAGAGGAAATTCGAGTACGCGACTGCCGTGCAGATGGTCTCGGACGCCTACAAGGAGTTCGACCCAAGAATCGCCGGCTTGATGATCAAGGTGTTCGAGAGGGGCCACGTGGACGCCAGCCCAAGGAAGGGGAAGACCAACGGCGCCTACTGCGCGAGCATAACGCCGGACGTGGTTCCGTACATGTTCCTCAACTACTCGGGGGCCACGAGAGACGTCTACACCATCGCCCACGAGTCTGGCCATGCGGTCCACAGCCAGCTGGCCTCCTCGCACTCGGTGCTCACGTTCCAGCCGCCGCTGGTCCTAGCCGAGACGGCCTCGGTTTTTGGAGAGATGATCCTGTTCGACAAGTACATGCGCGAGGAGAAGGACCCGGAGCTCAGGAGGGCCGTGCTGCTGGAGAAGATCTCTTCGATGTACGCGACCATTGGGAGGCAGGCTTACTTCGTGGTCTTCGAGAACGAGGCGCACTCGAAGGTGGTAGAAGGCGCAACAGTCTCCGACCTCTGTGGAGTCTACTCAAGGATCCTGGCCGAGCAGTTCGGCGCCGCAGTCGCTGTCCCCGACGAGTTCAAGTGGGAATGGACGTACATCCCTCACATCTTCCGCACTCCCTTCTACTGCTATGCCTATGCTTTCGGGAACCTGCTCAGCCTTGCGCTCTATGACTCCTACACAAAGGAAGGGAAGGAGTTCGTCCCGAAGTACAGGAAGATCCTAGCCTACGGAGGCTCGGCGAGCCCGGCGAAGATCCTGGACGAGGTCGGGGTGGACGTAGCTTCCGCGGCTTTCTGGCAGGGCGGCTTCGACGTCATCAAGAGGATGACCTCCGAGCTGCGCAAGCTGTAG
- a CDS encoding TldD/PmbA family protein has product MKREEAKDLAEAAVSKARASGASYAEARVQSTRARQYVLKNGEAQPSFFGEGYGIGIRVIARGALGFGATNDMKREAVSDIAARAVRLAKASSSLLAKPISFDDSKASRRKWAAPESKKVENADAGWLRKVLVEIEKRIADGRAGVKIPGRLLFLAAELEEKYFINSDGAQVEARLPRVGFFGSLTAMEGGSAVQRFIQQGETGGLEVVDRVNLVEKIEEEARTLGRVLKTAGKPPTDTLDVVLSPELSGIAAHESVGHPQEADRVLGREGAQAGESYLKADSLGRKIGSTEANISDDPTLLHSNGYTPVDEEGVQAKKRRLIKDGIINEFLQNRNTATQFGLRSNGASRSVSFDREPIIRMSNTFVEPGDYSTEELIKEVKHGVFFKTFTEWNIDDKRLNQRYVALEAYLIEKGETKGLVKAPVLEITTPRLWGSVKARSKHMEFEAAVCGKGDPSQGAPVWTGGPETLLQGIKLGAR; this is encoded by the coding sequence ATGAAGCGCGAAGAGGCCAAGGACCTCGCCGAGGCCGCGGTCTCGAAGGCAAGGGCTTCCGGCGCTTCTTACGCTGAGGCGAGAGTTCAGAGCACGAGGGCGCGGCAGTACGTCCTCAAGAACGGCGAAGCCCAGCCCTCGTTCTTCGGCGAAGGGTACGGCATCGGGATCAGGGTCATCGCAAGGGGAGCCCTGGGGTTCGGGGCCACGAACGACATGAAGCGTGAGGCGGTCTCTGACATCGCGGCGAGGGCGGTCAGGCTTGCGAAGGCTTCGTCGTCGCTTTTGGCAAAGCCGATTTCATTCGACGATTCGAAGGCTTCCAGGCGCAAGTGGGCGGCGCCAGAGAGCAAGAAGGTCGAGAACGCAGACGCGGGATGGCTCAGGAAGGTGCTGGTAGAGATCGAGAAGCGGATAGCTGATGGGAGGGCTGGGGTAAAGATACCGGGAAGGCTTCTGTTCCTTGCTGCAGAGCTCGAAGAGAAGTACTTCATCAACAGCGACGGGGCCCAGGTCGAGGCGAGGCTCCCGAGGGTAGGCTTCTTCGGCTCCCTGACGGCGATGGAGGGAGGCTCGGCGGTCCAGAGGTTCATCCAGCAGGGAGAGACCGGAGGCCTGGAGGTCGTTGACAGGGTCAATCTGGTGGAGAAGATCGAGGAGGAGGCCAGGACCCTCGGGCGCGTCCTCAAGACCGCGGGCAAGCCTCCTACGGACACCCTGGACGTGGTGCTAAGTCCGGAGCTCTCGGGCATCGCGGCCCACGAGTCCGTCGGGCATCCTCAGGAGGCAGACAGGGTCCTCGGGAGGGAGGGCGCTCAGGCCGGAGAGTCGTACCTCAAAGCCGACAGCCTGGGGAGGAAGATCGGCAGCACGGAAGCCAACATAAGCGACGACCCGACTCTGCTTCACTCCAACGGGTACACCCCAGTCGACGAGGAAGGAGTCCAGGCGAAGAAGAGGAGGCTGATCAAGGACGGCATAATCAACGAGTTCCTCCAGAACAGGAACACCGCGACCCAGTTCGGGCTGAGGAGCAACGGGGCGTCCAGGTCGGTGTCCTTCGACAGGGAGCCCATCATCAGGATGTCAAACACCTTCGTGGAGCCCGGCGACTATTCGACGGAGGAACTGATCAAGGAGGTGAAGCACGGAGTATTCTTCAAGACCTTCACGGAGTGGAACATCGACGACAAGAGGCTCAACCAGAGGTACGTTGCCCTCGAGGCCTATCTGATCGAGAAGGGTGAGACGAAGGGTCTCGTGAAGGCGCCGGTACTTGAGATAACGACGCCCCGGCTCTGGGGAAGCGTCAAAGCCAGGAGCAAGCACATGGAGTTCGAGGCCGCGGTCTGCGGGAAGGGCGACCCGTCCCAGGGGGCCCCGGTCTGGACGGGCGGTCCCGAGACCCTCCTGCAGGGGATAAAGCTGGGAGCAAGGTGA
- a CDS encoding TldD/PmbA family protein has product MDLQGLNEEAVSTAGKLGADDAVSLGVRSADRMIRFANSSVTVVNQVEEAELTVYLAKNKRRAIASTSNLDSSSVKKFVRDLFGSLKGLPVSEYVPLPEKATKFSASRVSYDKRLVDMGEALPGLAKSAIEASHEAGGKRSAGVIDAGVVTYSILTSAGARGTDSRTAITLNIRSFAQKDASGHGLSCSSSLAGFQPAEAGRRAGHDAKKMVESSEPEAGTYEVLLSPTVASNIVETVAGAASAFAVDAGTSYLAEKLGKKVASRAFSLTDHGITQGGLGGRVFDDEGSPTGTTKVIERGTLKGYFHNLTTAKKWKTKTTGSAGLVTPHPWNIEVGQGDSNYDEMLKEMKRGIILTSNWYTRFKNYRTGEFSTVPRDGAYLVENGKVVKSLKGMRAGGDLLRFFSSVRLLSKSREWIEWWEVDTPTLCPWMLVDGVKVTRAYE; this is encoded by the coding sequence TTGGACCTTCAGGGCCTCAACGAAGAGGCGGTCTCGACGGCTGGGAAGCTGGGCGCGGACGACGCGGTCTCGCTGGGAGTAAGGAGCGCCGACAGGATGATCAGGTTCGCCAACAGCAGCGTCACGGTAGTCAACCAGGTCGAGGAAGCCGAACTGACGGTGTACCTCGCGAAGAACAAGCGCAGGGCGATCGCTTCCACGTCGAACCTCGACTCGTCGAGCGTGAAGAAGTTCGTCCGGGACCTGTTCGGTTCCCTCAAGGGGCTCCCCGTGTCGGAGTACGTCCCCCTGCCCGAGAAGGCGACCAAGTTCTCCGCGAGCAGGGTCAGCTATGACAAGAGGCTGGTCGACATGGGCGAGGCTCTTCCGGGCCTTGCGAAGAGCGCGATCGAGGCTTCGCACGAGGCCGGCGGCAAGAGGTCTGCAGGCGTCATCGACGCGGGTGTGGTGACCTACTCGATCCTCACATCGGCAGGGGCCAGGGGGACCGACTCGAGGACCGCCATCACTCTGAACATCCGCTCCTTCGCCCAGAAGGACGCCAGCGGGCACGGGCTCTCCTGCTCTTCGTCGCTGGCAGGCTTCCAGCCGGCCGAGGCCGGGAGGAGGGCGGGCCACGACGCGAAGAAGATGGTCGAGTCGTCCGAGCCTGAGGCGGGAACCTACGAAGTGCTCCTCAGCCCCACCGTCGCCTCGAACATCGTAGAGACGGTCGCAGGTGCCGCATCGGCCTTCGCAGTGGATGCTGGGACCTCCTACCTCGCCGAGAAGCTGGGTAAGAAGGTCGCTTCACGGGCGTTCAGCCTGACCGACCATGGGATCACTCAGGGAGGCCTCGGCGGGCGAGTCTTTGACGACGAAGGAAGCCCAACCGGTACGACCAAGGTGATCGAGAGAGGGACACTGAAAGGTTACTTCCACAACCTCACCACCGCGAAGAAGTGGAAGACGAAGACGACGGGGAGCGCGGGCCTTGTGACGCCGCACCCATGGAACATCGAGGTCGGCCAGGGGGACTCCAACTACGACGAGATGCTCAAGGAGATGAAGAGGGGGATAATTCTGACGAGCAACTGGTACACCAGGTTCAAGAATTATCGGACGGGCGAGTTCTCGACGGTTCCCAGGGACGGCGCATACTTGGTGGAGAACGGGAAGGTCGTGAAGTCGCTGAAGGGGATGCGCGCCGGGGGGGACCTGCTTCGTTTCTTCTCCTCGGTCAGGCTGCTTTCAAAGTCCAGGGAGTGGATCGAGTGGTGGGAGGTGGACACGCCCACGCTGTGTCCGTGGATGCTGGTCGACGGCGTCAAGGTCACAAGGGCCTACGAATAG
- a CDS encoding carbohydrate kinase family protein codes for MARAHDVAVMHDFYVDRLVFTSDLGDLTGAIGAKSREGGGGIHGVKQAEVRGGNAVNLAHALARLGLKTLLITHCDPPHVGMLEAAFEGLDAELRIKDGEPGLTVALEGRTNVMLSDPGLAGEFGPEILGPEDWKGLKSAKVVCSVNWAANSKGTQLLRGLRKRLGPDARIFVDPADFRDRGGDVRELFDSIRRGGTADWVSMNEQEAVFAAGTLGIGSASRRELCSGLARWLGVSFDLHCEDASYTSSGSKVFEAKTPRANPLRLTGAGDVWDAGTIFCRLRDEADEARLRFANRAARLYLASKEGLPPTESEVRKAR; via the coding sequence ATGGCGCGAGCCCACGACGTCGCGGTCATGCACGACTTCTATGTCGACAGGCTCGTGTTCACGTCCGACCTTGGAGACCTTACGGGAGCCATCGGCGCAAAGTCCAGGGAGGGGGGCGGAGGGATACATGGGGTCAAGCAGGCGGAGGTCAGGGGCGGGAACGCCGTCAACCTCGCACATGCGCTCGCACGCCTGGGACTGAAGACTCTGCTGATCACCCACTGCGATCCGCCCCACGTGGGCATGCTCGAGGCTGCATTCGAGGGCCTCGACGCCGAGTTGAGGATCAAGGACGGTGAGCCGGGCCTGACGGTGGCGCTGGAGGGGAGGACGAACGTGATGCTCTCCGACCCCGGCCTCGCGGGCGAGTTCGGGCCCGAGATCCTTGGGCCGGAAGACTGGAAGGGCTTGAAGTCGGCGAAGGTGGTCTGCTCCGTCAACTGGGCCGCGAACAGCAAGGGGACCCAGCTCCTCAGAGGGCTGAGAAAGAGGCTGGGGCCCGATGCGCGGATCTTTGTCGACCCAGCGGACTTCCGGGACAGGGGTGGAGACGTTCGCGAGCTCTTCGATTCTATCAGGCGCGGGGGGACGGCAGACTGGGTGAGCATGAACGAGCAGGAGGCAGTCTTTGCTGCAGGGACACTGGGTATTGGGAGTGCTTCGCGGAGGGAGCTCTGCAGCGGCCTCGCGAGGTGGTTGGGCGTGTCGTTCGACCTGCACTGCGAGGATGCCTCCTACACAAGCAGCGGGAGCAAGGTCTTCGAGGCGAAGACTCCCCGAGCGAACCCTCTTCGCCTCACCGGCGCGGGCGATGTCTGGGACGCAGGCACGATCTTCTGCAGGCTAAGAGATGAAGCGGACGAGGCGAGACTGAGGTTCGCCAACAGGGCGGCGCGGCTGTACCTGGCATCGAAGGAGGGCCTTCCTCCGACCGAGTCCGAGGTGAGGAAGGCTCGGTGA